In a single window of the Silurus meridionalis isolate SWU-2019-XX chromosome 8, ASM1480568v1, whole genome shotgun sequence genome:
- the akt1 gene encoding RAC-alpha serine/threonine-protein kinase: protein MTDVVIVKEGWLHKRGEYIKTWRPRYFLLKKDGTFIGYKERPQDVDQLETPLNNFSVAQCQLMKTERPKPNTFIIRCLQWTTVIERTFHVETPEEREEWTKAIQAVADSLQKQEEEMMDSSPDPMDMEMYLTKPRQKVTMHDFEYLKLLGKGTFGKVILVKEKATGKYYAMKILKKEVIVAKDEVAHTLTENRVLQNSKHPFLTALKYSFQTHDRLCFVMEYANGGELFFHLSRDRVFSEDRARFYGAEIVSALDYLHLERNVVYRDLKLENLMLDKDGHIKITDFGLCKEGITDGATMKTFCGTPEYLAPEVLEDNDYGRAVDWWGLGVVMYEMMCGRLPFYNQDHERLFELILMEDIRFPRTLAPDAKSLLSGLLKKDPKQRLGGGPDDAKEIMQHKFFAGIVWQDVYEKKLIPPFKPQVTSETDTRYFDEEFTAQTITITPPGEDENMEPFDSERRPHFPKFSYSASGTC, encoded by the exons GAGAGTACATAAAGACGTGGAGGCCGAGGTATTTCTTGCTGAAGAAAGATGGTACGTTTATTGGCTATAAGGAGCGGCCCCAGGACGTGGACCAGCTGGAGACTCCGCTCAATAACTTCTCTGTGGCAC AATGTCAGCTGATGAAGACAGAGAGGCCGAAGCCCAACACATTTATAATCCGTTGTCTGCAGTGGACCACTGTTATTGAGCGCACGTTCCACGTGGAGACCCCAGAAGAACG GGAGGAATGGACTAAAGCCATCCAGGCCGTGGCTGATAGCCTGCAgaaacaggaggaggagatgatgGACTCTTCTCCCGACCCCATGGACATGGAGATGTACCTAACCAAACCTCGGCAAAAAGTG ACTATGCATGACTTTGAATACCTCAAACTCCTTGGCAAAGGCACTTTTGGCAAAGTCATCCTAGTGAAGGAGAAGGCCACAGGAAAATATTACGCCATGAAAATCCTTAAGAAGGAAGTAATTGTAGCAAAA GATGAAGTggctcacacactcacagaaaACCGTGTCCTTCAGAATTCTAAGCACCCTTTCTTGACG gccCTGAAATACTCATTCCAAACACATGACCGCTTGTGCTTCGTCATGGAGTATGCAAATGGAGGAGAG CTTTTCTTCCACTTGTCCCGGGACCGGGTATTCTCTGAGGATCGGGCTCGCTTCTATGGGGCAGAAATAGTTTCTGCACTGGACTATTTACATTTGGAGAGGAACGTAGTTTACCGTGACCTGAAG CTGGAAAATCTGATGCTGGACAAAGACGGCCATATAAAGATCACCGACTTCGGGCTTTGTAAAGAAGGCATAACGGATGGAGCAACTATGAAGACCTTCTGCGGCACCCCAGAGTATCTGGCCCCTGAg GTGCTGGAGGACAACGATTATGGCCGTGCTGTAGACTGGTGGGGCCTGGGTGTGGTCATGTACGAAATGATGTGCGGTCGCCTGCCCTTCTATAACCAGGACCACGAGCGCCTATTCGAGCTCATCTTAATGGAGGACATCCGCTTTCCTCGTACCCTCGCCCCTGACGCTAAATCATTGCTCAGCGGCCTTCTTAAGAAAGATCCCAAACAGCG GTTAGGAGGTGGGCCTGATGACGCGAAAGAAATCATGCAGCACAAGTTTTTTGCTGGAATTGTGTGGCAAGATGTTTATGAGAAAAAG CTAATCCCTCCATTTAAGCCACAGGTTACCTCAGAAACAGATACAAGATATTTCGATGAGGAGTTCACTGCACAGACCATCACTATCACACCACCGGGAGAAG atGAAAACATGGAGCCATTTGACAGTGAGAGGAGACCCCACTTCCCCAAGTTCTCCTACTCTGCCAGTGGAACCTGTTAG